The following proteins come from a genomic window of Carassius auratus strain Wakin chromosome 18, ASM336829v1, whole genome shotgun sequence:
- the LOC113118803 gene encoding extracellular calcium-sensing receptor-like → MRITLKICLYFLFNCISASVLSSGICQLQGHFNLNGMFQDGDLIIGGLFEVHFLTVFPELSFRKEPEPPYCEQFDMASFQQAQTMVFAIDEINKNPSLLPNITLGYYLYDNCVKLGVAFRAATALVSGTEESFSNVKCAGPPPVIAVVGDPGSTHSIAISSVLGLFRVPMVSYFATCSCLSDREKYPSFFRTIPSDAFQVRAMVQILKHFGWTWVGLLYSDDDYGFHASQSFHQDVQLFGGCVDFSEMLPRDNNLRDIHNILAVIQASTARVVVVFSTEAYLLPLMDEVALQNVTGRQWIASEAWATSPVFHTQRLLPFLGGTLGIAIRRGEIQGLREFLYCLRPDSNPRNNMVRIFWENMFGCNFETGGRKIEVEGERKVCTGEEDLISTDTPYTDVSELRASYNAYKAVYALAYALHDLMQCEEGKGPFSGNSCADIINPQPWQVVHYLQKVNFTTSFGDHVSFDENGDALAIYDVMNWQPNSDGAIRVSTVGVVNEGATEGRVLTLDEDAIFWNFGNKKPPNSVCSESCPPGTRRVRKKSLPICCFDCLPCGDGEISNTTDAIECTLCPDEFWSNPSKDQCVPKEVEFLSYEEPLGISLTTASLLGSCFCALVMVIFSHHRNTPVVRANNSELSFLVLLSLKLCFLCVLLFIGQPQLWTCQLRHAVFGISFVLCVSSILVKTMVVIAVFKSSRPEGKNAMKWFGTAQQRGTVMALTALQVVICTVWLTTASPTPYKNSQYINSKIVYECAIGSVAGFSMLLGYIGLLAAVSFLLAFLARNLPDNFNEAKFITFSMLIFCAVWIAFVPAYVSSPGKYAVAVEIFAILASSFGLLVAIFAPKCYIILLHPERNTKKAIMGRATQKK, encoded by the exons ATGAGGATCACTCTTAAAATCtgcttatattttttatttaactgtatcTCAGCTTCAGTCCTTAGTTCAGGCATCTGTCAGCTCCAGGGACACTTCAATTTGAACGGGATGTTCCAGGATGGAGATCTTATAATTGGAGGACTGTTTGAAGTTCATTTCCTCACAGTGTTCCCAGAGCTGAGCTTCAGAAAAGAGCCAGAACCTCCATACTGTGAGCA gtttgATATGGCAAGTTTCCAGCAGGCTCAGACTATGGTCTTTGCTATAGATGAGATCAATAAGAATCCAAGCCTGCTTCCTAACATCACTCTCGGTTACTACCTTTATGACAACTGTGTAAAGTTGGGAGTGGCATTCAGAGCTGCCACAGCTCTCGTTAGTGGGACAGAGGAGTCATTCTCTAACGTAAAATGTGCTGGCCCACCACCAGTGATTGCTGTTGTAGGGGATCCTGGATCTACTCACTCAATAGCAATCTCGAGTGTACTGGGGCTGTTTAGAGTGCCTATG GTTAGCTACTTTGCAACCTGCTCCTGTTTGAGTGACAGGGAAAAGTACCCCTCTTTCTTCAGAACGATCCCTAGTGATGCCTTCCAGGTGCGAGCTATGGTTCAGATCTTAAAGCATTTTGGATGGACCTGGGTAGGTCTACTCTACAGTGATGACGACTATGGCTTCCATGCCTCTCAGTCATTCCACCAAGATGTGCAGCTATTTGGAGGGTGTGTTGACTTTTCTGAAATGCTACCACGTGATAATAACCTTAGAGATATTCACAATATATTGGCAGTGATTCAGGCCTCTACAGCTAGAGTCGTGGTGGTGTTCTCCACAGAAGCCTACTTGTTACCATTGATGGATGAGGTGGCATTGCAAAATGTAACAGGCAGGCAGTGGATTGCAAGTGAAGCCTGGGCCACCTCACCTGTGTTTCACACTCAGCGTCTCTTGCCCTTTCTGGGGGGCACACTGGGTATCGCTATCAGGCGTGGGGAGATCCAGGGACTTCGTGAATTCCTGTATTGCCTTCGTCCTGACAGCAATCCAAGAAATAATATGGTAAGAATATTCTGGGAGAACATGTTTGGGTGCAATTTTGAGACTGGAGGAAGAAAAATAGAGGTAGAGGGGGAAAGAAAGGTGTGTACAGGGGAAGAAGATCTGATCAGCACAGACACACCTTACACTGATGTATCAGAGCTGAGGGCCTCTTATAACGCATATAAAGCAGTTTATGCCCTGGCATATGCGCTTCATGACCTGATGCAGTGTGAGGAGGGGAAAGGACCATTTAGTGGGAACAGCTGTGCTGACATAATAAACCCTCAGCCCTGGCAG GTAGTCCATTACCTACAGAAAGTTAACTTCACCACAAGTTTTGGGGACCATGTGTCATTTGATGAGAATGGAGATGCTCTGGCCATTTATGATGTGATGAACTGGCAGCCAAATTCAGATGGTGCAATAAGGGTCAGCACAGTAGGTGTGGTGAATGAAGGGGCTACAGAAGGGAGGGTGCTCACACTGGATGAGGATGCAATATTCTGGAACTTTggaaacaaaaaa CCCCCAAATTCTGTATGCAGTGAGAGCTGCCCCCCTGGCACCAGAAGAGTCAGGAAAAAAAGCCTTCCTATATGCTGTTTTGACTGCCTGCCATGTGGAGATGGAGAGATTTCTAATACAACAG ATGCTATTGAGTGCACACTGTGTCCAGATGAGTTCTGGTCCAATCCAAGTAAAGATCAGTGTGTTCCAAAAGAAGTAGAGTTTCTATCCTATGAGGAACCTTTGGGCATCTCTCTGACCACTGCTTCCCTACTCGGCTCATGCTTCTGTGCTCTTGTGATGGTCATCTTCTCTCATCATCGAAACACTCCTGTAGTACGTGCCAACAATTCAGAGCTCAGCTTTCTGGTGCTGTTGTCACTCAaactgtgttttttgtgtgtgctgcTGTTCATTGGCCAACCTCAGTTATGGACGTGTCAGTTAAGACATGCTGTATTTGGCATAAGCTTTGTTCTGTGCGTCTCCAGCATCCTGGTCAAGACTATGGTGGTAATAGCTGTGTTTAAGTCATCCCGACCTGAAggtaaaaatgcaatgaaatggtTTGGAACAGCTCAACAAAGAGGCACAGTCATGGCACTAACTGCCCTCCAGGTTGTGATTTGCACAGTCTGGTTAACTACTGCATCCCCAACACCCTATAAAAACAGTCAGTATATTAACTCCAAAATAGTATATGAATGTGCTATAGGTTCAGTGGCTGGTTTTTCTATGCTGCTGGGATACATTGGACTGTTGGCAGCAGTAAGCTTCCTGTTAGCCTTCCTGGCAAGAAACCTTCCAGATAATTTTAATGAAGCTAAATTCATTACATTTAGTATGTTGATCTTCTGTGCGGTGTGGATTGCATTTGTTCCAGCATATGTGAGCTCACCAGGGAAATATGCAGTGGCTGTCGAGATATTTGCCATTTTAGCTTCTAGTTTTGGATTACTGGTGGCCATTTTTGCCCCAAAGTGCTACATCATCCTTTTACATCCAGAGAGAAACACTAAAAAAGCCATCATGGGAAGAGCCACTCAAAAGAAATAG
- the LOC113118804 gene encoding extracellular calcium-sensing receptor-like — MWLILHSCLLLSCNYISVALTAISGTCKLQGHFKLNGMYQDADFIIGGLFEVQYLKAFGGLSFKTEPKLPHCELFYMTSFQQAQTMVFAINEINNNPSLLPNITLGYQIYDNCLRLGVAFRGATALVSGTEETISDLNCKGPPPVIGIIGDPGSTHSIAISSVLGLFRMPMISYYATCSCLSDRKKYPSFFRTIPSDAFQVRAMIQILSHFGWTWVGLLYSDDDYGINAAQSFHQNVQQFGGCVAFSEILPNDNNHKEIERIVGVIQGATANVVVVFSTSSYLMPVIDEMLLKNVTGRQWIASEAWATSPVLLAQRFKSVLGGTLGIAIRRGEIQGLGNFLLSIRPDNNSQNNMVRIFWENVFGCHFDTEGREGTEICSGQEDLSNTDTPYTDISELRASYNVYKAVYALAHALHGLMKCEEGSGPFIGNSCADKTNLKPWQLVHYLQKVNFTTGFGDHVTFDKNGDALAIYDVLNWQPSADGSVVVRTVGVVDEGAETGKVLTLNEEAIYWNFETNKPQRSVCSESCPPGTRRATRKGLPVCCFDCLPCADGEISNTTDATECIACPTDFWSNPVKDHCIPKEVEFLSYGDPLGISLTTVALLGTCFCALVIVIFAHYRKSPVVRSNNSELSFLLLLSLKLCFLCVLLFIGQPQLWTCQLRHAVFGISFVLCISSILVKTMVVIAVFKSSRPEGKGAMKWFGAAQQRCTVLVLTALQVVICAIWLSTASPTPHKNSKYIRSIIVYECAIGSVAGFSMLLGYIGLLAAVSFLLAFLARNLPDNFNEAKFITFSMLIFCAVWISFVPAYVSSPGKYAVAVEIFAILASSFGLLVAIFAPKCYIIILHPERNTKKAIMGRATQKK, encoded by the exons atgTGGTTAATTCTGCATAGTTGTTTGCTTCTGTCTTGTAATTATATCTCTGTTGCTTTGACGGCCATTTCAGGTACATGTAAGCTACAAGGACACTTCAAGCTGAATGGAATGTACCAGGATGCAGACTTTATCATTGGTGGTCTCTTTGAAGTTCAGTACCTCAAAGCATTTGGAGGCCTGAGCTTTAAAACAGAACCAAAACTACCACACTGTGAGCT CTTCTATATGACAAGCTTCCAGCAAGCACAAACAATGGTTTTTGCTATCAATGAGATTAATAACAATCCCAGTCTGCTGCCTAACATCACGCTTGGCTACCAAATCTATGACAACTGTTTAAGGCTTGGAGTGGCATTCCGTGGTGCTACAGCTCTGGTTAGTGGGACAGAGGAGACCATCTCTGACCTCAACTGCAAAGGCCCACCACCGGTGATTGGAATAATAGGTGATCCAGGTTCTACTCATTCTATTGCAATTTCCAGTGTCCTGGGGCTGTTTCGAATGCCTATG ATTAGCTACTATGCCACCTGCTCCTGCTTGAGTGACAGGAAAAAGTATCCCTCTTTCTTCAGAACAATCCCCAGTGATGCCTTCCAGGTGCGGGCTATGATTCAGATTTTGAGTCATTTTGGATGGACGTGGGTTGGTCTGCTCTACAGTGATGATGATTATGGAATCAATGCTGCTCAATCCTTTCACCAGAATGTGCAGCAATTTGGAGGGTGTGTGGCCTTCTCTGAGATACTGCCAAATGATAACAACCACAAGGAAATAGAACGCATAGTTGGAGTCATTCAGGGCGCAACTGCAAATGTGGTGGTTGTATTTTCCACCTCAAGTTATTTGATGCCTGTAATTGATGAGATGCTGTTGAAAAATGTCACAGGCAGACAATGGATTGCCAGTGAGGCTTGGGCCACCTCACCTGTTCTTCTTGCTCAACGATTTAAGTCTGTCTTAGGGGGTACACTGGGTATTGCCATCCGACGAGGAGAAATTCAGGGGCTTGGAAACTTTCTGCTAAGCATTCGTCCTGACAACAACTCACAAAACAATATGGTGAGAATCTTCTGGGAGAACGTGTTTGGGTGCCATTTTGACACTGAAGGCAGAGAGGGGACGGAAATATGTTCAGGGCAAGAAGACCTGAGCAACACAGATACACCATACACTGATATATCAGAGCTGCGGGCCTCTTACAATGTCTACAAGGCAGTTTATGCCCTGGCACATGCACTACATGGTTTGATGAAGTGTGAGGAGGGTAGTGGACCATTTATTGGGAACAGCTGTGCTGATAAAACCAACTTGAAACCCTGGCAG CTGGTTCACTACCTACAGAAAGTGAACTTCACCACAGGCTTTGGAGATCATGTGACATTTGATAAGAATGGAGATGCTCTGGCCATCTATGATGTGTTGAACTGGCAGCCAAGTGCTGATGGATCAGTAGTTGTCCGCACAGTTGGTGTGGTAGATGAAGGGGCAGAAACAGGAAAGGTGCTGACACTCAATGAGGAAGCGATATACTGGAACTTTGAAACAAACAAA CCCCAACGGTCTGTGTGCAGTGAGAGCTGCCCCCCAGGCACCAGGCGAGCCACAAGGAAGGGACTTCCTGTCTGCTGTTTTGACTGCCTGCCATGTGCAGATGGAGAGATTTCTAATACAACAG atGCGACTGAGTGCATAGCTTGTCCAACTGATTTTTGGTCTAACCCAGTAAAAGATCATTGTATCCCCAAAGAAGTGGAGTTTCTGTCTTATGGGGACCCTCTGGGCATCTCTCTGACCACTGTGGCCCTGCTTGGCACCTGCTTCTGTGCTCTTGTGATAGTCATCTTTGCTCATTACCGCAAAAGTCCTGTAGTACGTTCAAACAATTCAGAACTCAGCTTCCTGCTGTTGTTGTCACTCAaactgtgttttctgtgtgtacTGCTGTTCATTGGCCAGCCGCAATTGTGGACATGTCAGTTAAGACATGCTGTGTTTGGGATAAGCTTTGTCCTGTGCATCTCCAGCATTCTGGTCAAGACTATGGTGGTCATAGCAGTATTCAAGTCATCTCGACCAGAGGGCAAAGGTGCAATGAAATGGTTTGGAGCAGCTCAACAAAGATGCACAGTTCTGGTCCTAACAGCCCTCCAAGTTGTGATATGTGCAATCTGGTTATCAACAGCCTCTCCAACACCTcataaaaacagcaaatataTCAGGTCTATTATAGTCTATGAATGTGCTATAGGCTCAGTGGCTGGTTTTTCAATGTTGCTGGGATACATTGGACTTTTGGCTGCAGTAAGCTTCCTGTTAGCCTTCCTGGCAAGAAACCTTCCAGATAATTTTAATGAGGCAAAGTTCATTACTTTTAGCATGTTAATCTTCTGTGCTGTGTGGATTTCATTTGTTCCCGCATATGTAAGCTCACCAGGGAAATATGCAGTGGCTGTGGAGATATTTGCCATCCTGGCATCAAGTTTTGGATTACTGGTGGCCATATTTGCACCAAAGTGCTACATCATTATATTACACCCAGAAAGAAACACTAAAAAGGCCATAATGGGAAGAGCTACACAAAAGAAATAG